Genomic window (Chitinophagales bacterium):
TGGAACACAGTTCCTGAACAAAATAATGATACTGCAAGTGGGCTTTCTGCAGGAACTTATACGGTAGTTGCAACAGATGCCAACGATTGCAGTATTGATGCCGATGTTACCTTGAACGACCCTGCTCCACCCGAAGTCAATATTGATCCGGATTCAGTGAAATTATCATTTGGGCAGGATGCCGACTTACAGGCAAGCTCAGGAGGAAATACAGTCGGCCTACCCGATTTCGTTTGGACTCCCGATCAGGATATTGATTGCATAAGCTGTGATAATGTCAACGTTTCTCCTGAGGAAACAACAGTTTATACTGTACGCATTATAGATGAAAACGGTTGTGAAGCAGAAGCAAAAATTACTGTATTTGTAGATCCGATGGATAAAATGCTTGATGCCCCCAATGTATTTACGCCAAATGGAGATGGTGTCAATGATAAATTCAATGTCTTTTCCTTTGGCGTGGCGATATTTGAATTGAAAATATTCAACCGCTGGGGTGAGCTGGTATTTCGTACTACTGATATGGAAGAAGGATGGGGTGGTTATTACAAAGGAGAGTTGCAAAATCCCGATGTATATGTTTATCACGTAAGGGTCATCTACATGGATGGTTATGAGAAATCATTGAAAGGAAGTGTGACACTCATACGCTAATCATCTTTTACTAACACTCACCCAGGGATTGTTTTTTATAATAAACCGCCATTCAAGGGCTGCATCCGCTCCGGCATAATCCACTCCAATTCGCGGAGAGCTTTTGATTTGCTTCACCTTATAGTTGGATTCTTCCAGCCAGATTTCATTTTTCGTAAGGTCTGTTTTATTGTGGGATGTGCGGATACCCAAAGCCTGACTCAAACAACCCGGCCCTGAGCTAATGCGGTATTCCGGTTTTGGGAAATTTCTTCTTTCCTGCATTATTTCCAAGCCCTGATCGGGTTGAATAGCTCTGATCAAAACTGCATCGGCATTGCCTTCTTGATTGGTCACAATATTGAAAAGGTGATGAATGCCGTAGCAAAGGTAAACATAAGCCTTTCCGCCTGCTTCAAACATTACTGAGGTGCGTTTTGTCAATTTCCCTGCATTGGCATGACAAGCCTTATCATTTTTACCTGAATAAGCTTCCGTTTCTACAATAATTCCTGAACTCAATTGTCCATTAATATTACTCACAATTCTCTTTCCGAGCAATTCGCGGGCAATTTGCACTACATTATCACGCAGGTAAAAATCTCTACTCAATTTTGTCATTGGATAATTTTAAATTCGCAAGAACACAAATTTAATGATGGGCAATTATTTAAAAGAAATCCAAAAAGCTTTTTCCGCTTATAAAAAAGCACATCATTTTATTATTCAACACAGGCTCTACTATTGGATGCTGCTTCCGGTCGTTTTGAATATTCTAATTTTTTTCGCTTTCGTATCCATAGGCTGGGGCTATGCAGATATGGCCACAGCATGGATATTTGAAAGTATGAATGCCAAAGAATGGGATTGGGGAAAATTAAATTTTCTGATCGATATTTTTCGTTTTTTCCTTGAAATTTTATTTCGCCTGATCATAGTATTGGTCTATCTCAGCTTTTTCAAGTACCTGATACTTGTCTTTTTGGCTCCACTTCTGGCCTATCTTTCAGAGAAAACCGAGGAACTCTATACTGGCAAAACTTATCCCTTTGAAATAAAAATTTTTCTGTACAATGCATTCAGAGGGGTCTTGGTAGCATTGCGCAATTTATTTCTTGAGCTTTTATTTACCTTGCTATTTGCACTGTCATCATTTATCCCTGTAGTGGGCATACTGAGCCCGGGGTTTACATTCATGGCCGAATCCTATTTCTTTGGTTATTCTATGATCGATTATTATTGCGAGAGAAAAAAAATGAGCATTGCCGAAGGCACTCGATTTATTAATAAACATTTTACTTTTACACTGGGCAATGGGGCAGTTTTTAATACTGTTTTTATTTTACCCTCTTTTGTAGCTATTTTTCCCCTATTGTTGTTCAGCCTAATTTTTAAATACCTGTTCTTACTTCCCGTGTTGGTGCTTTCTGCTTTGCCTGTTTACAGTATAGTTGCAGCCACCATAGGAATTATAGACTTAGAAAAAAAAGATAAAGATGCCCGGTAAATTGATCCTTATACCATCCAGCCTGGGAGAAGCCAGTAATTTCACGATTCCCGAATACGTAAAAGAATACCTAATGCCCCTGCGCTATTTTGCTGTAGAGCGCGAAAAAACAGCACGAAGATTTTTGCGCAGCCTGGGGTTTACTGCAAATTTTGATGAAGTTGAGTTGTTTGATATTGGCAAACGCAGCGAAAAAGAAGATGTATTGCAATGTCTGGAACCATTGCTTTCAGGCCACGATATGGGAGTGATATCCGAAGCGGGAATGCCCTGCGTGGCAGATCCCGGACAGTTTTTAGTTCAGATAGCTCAGGAAAATAAGATCACTGTAAAACCTTTGGTTGGTCCCAATGCCCTGTTACTTGCACTTGCCGCTTCGGGACTCAACGGCCAAAGTTTTGCCTTTCACGGCTATTTGCCCATTCCCAAAAAAGAGCGGCAAAATGCAATCAGGGATTTGGAGCGGAATGTTTTTCGCAACGGACAAACCCAGATGTTTATGGAAACGCCTTATCGCAATCATGCGCTCATAGAAGACGTAGTAAATACCTGTAATCCGAACACCTTGTTTTGTGTGGCTTGTGATCTTACCTTATCAGGGGAAACAGTCAAAACCATGCCTGTAAGCGAATGGAAAAAAACGAAGCTCAATTATCACAAACGCCCGGCAGTTTTTCTTTTGGGCAAAGCCTATTAAAGCAGGTTGGCTTTCAGGTTTTGAAATAACGAAGGGCTGTCACCCTTCGTTCTGGTGATTTCACCCCTTCGGGGCTTTTGTTTGCATGGTAATACCTGAGCCCCGAAGGGGCGAAATATTCAGAAGGATGTGTGTTAGCGCATCCTTTAAAAGCGGTTGGTTTAAGGAGTGAAACATTTGAGTGTCTTTAAGCTAGGAAGAACTAATTCGAAACTGGCTTTAAAATATAGCCTTCCTTTCTCAGCAACTTAATCAAACCATTTTCACCTGGCAAATGCCCGGCACCTACTGCAATAAATGAAGCACTTTCTTTCAAAATCGGAAGCATTGCTGCTGTCATGTTTTCATTCCTTCGGTCTATCAGCATTTCGTAAAAGATATCCGGCATTTCTTTTACCATAAGCTTTTCAAGCTTGTTCAAATTTTGCTTGGTGTATGCCTTAAGCAATTTGTTGTATGCCCTTTTTTCACCTCTGCGTTGATCAAGGCTACTGAGCAAAAGCTCAAACTGATCGCTGTAAGGGATGCTGTCAAATGCTGCTATCTGTTCTGAGACATCTTCCAGCCCCACCCGTTTTTTATCATTTTCTTCAGCGAGGTGATAAATGTATTCATCCAGAAACATTTGATTGTCGGCACCAGGGCCAAAATCATTGATCAGAAAATAAAAGAAAATAGGCTTGATCCTTTC
Coding sequences:
- a CDS encoding DNA-3-methyladenine glycosylase, which translates into the protein MTKLSRDFYLRDNVVQIARELLGKRIVSNINGQLSSGIIVETEAYSGKNDKACHANAGKLTKRTSVMFEAGGKAYVYLCYGIHHLFNIVTNQEGNADAVLIRAIQPDQGLEIMQERRNFPKPEYRISSGPGCLSQALGIRTSHNKTDLTKNEIWLEESNYKVKQIKSSPRIGVDYAGADAALEWRFIIKNNPWVSVSKR
- a CDS encoding EI24 domain-containing protein, giving the protein MMGNYLKEIQKAFSAYKKAHHFIIQHRLYYWMLLPVVLNILIFFAFVSIGWGYADMATAWIFESMNAKEWDWGKLNFLIDIFRFFLEILFRLIIVLVYLSFFKYLILVFLAPLLAYLSEKTEELYTGKTYPFEIKIFLYNAFRGVLVALRNLFLELLFTLLFALSSFIPVVGILSPGFTFMAESYFFGYSMIDYYCERKKMSIAEGTRFINKHFTFTLGNGAVFNTVFILPSFVAIFPLLLFSLIFKYLFLLPVLVLSALPVYSIVAATIGIIDLEKKDKDAR
- a CDS encoding SAM-dependent methyltransferase, whose product is MPGKLILIPSSLGEASNFTIPEYVKEYLMPLRYFAVEREKTARRFLRSLGFTANFDEVELFDIGKRSEKEDVLQCLEPLLSGHDMGVISEAGMPCVADPGQFLVQIAQENKITVKPLVGPNALLLALAASGLNGQSFAFHGYLPIPKKERQNAIRDLERNVFRNGQTQMFMETPYRNHALIEDVVNTCNPNTLFCVACDLTLSGETVKTMPVSEWKKTKLNYHKRPAVFLLGKAY
- a CDS encoding TraB/GumN family protein, with the translated sequence MRLFLIQILLLTAVLLNAKMPNALIWEISHPDIEHKSYLMGTIHIADARVLEFFETYKAETFDHAETVALEIEMDGNVFENIFQLMVPEASYNMKAHLSEADYQQLSEWLKKKHGMKLSRFERIKPIFFYFLINDFGPGADNQMFLDEYIYHLAEENDKKRVGLEDVSEQIAAFDSIPYSDQFELLLSSLDQRRGEKRAYNKLLKAYTKQNLNKLEKLMVKEMPDIFYEMLIDRRNENMTAAMLPILKESASFIAVGAGHLPGENGLIKLLRKEGYILKPVSN